The following nucleotide sequence is from Ailuropoda melanoleuca isolate Jingjing chromosome 12, ASM200744v2, whole genome shotgun sequence.
GTGAAAGCCGTGAGGCGGCCCTTGCTCAGACCCACCATTTCCCCGTCCCGTAAAAGCCTGCCGGCTTGCACCTACTCCAAGCACGCTTTAGGAtgccctccaccccccgcccccgacagTGCAGGATAACCTCCACATCCAGGCCTGTCCCAGGCCGGAGAGTTGCCCAGTGTCACAGAGAGCAACAGCGGGATTTCTTCCTGGGGAGTCTGGACGATGGGGAGGGCCTTGGTTTCCCTGCTGAAAGGAGGAGGATGGGTGTGGACTCTCAGAGGCTGCCGGAGCGACATGCCGCCCCTCTGAGACCCTGGCCCCGGTCCCTCCTCTACTGTGGCCACAGCTGCTCCCCACCATCCTGTGGAACAGGAGGGGGCATGCCGGCTGCGGGGTGCGCTCAGCTGATCCTTCCCCCATCAGGACTTGGTCTTTGACCTGGGAGACCCCGTGCGGTGGGAGTACCTGCTCTTGGGGACTGATAAGGCTCCCCTGTCTGTGGCCGAGGAAGAGGACGACACGATGAATGATGATGATGTGGAGAACCTGGTGGGTCTCAGAGGCGTGGGCCGGGTGGGGGTATGGGGCTTCCTACCCTGTCTTGCTTTAGGCCAACATGGCCAATGTCCCCATCACAAGTATGtgttttttggaggggggggaTGGGCCAGAGAGACCGATTATAGATTCCCCAAAGCAGAGGGGCCTGGACCatcctctcattttatagatgggcaAACTAAGACCCAGATGGGTCCACTGACCTGCCCAGGACCCCCCAGTGTGGTAGGGAAAGGCTGGGACTTGCAACTGGGTCTCTTGGCCCACATACAGTCCACCTTGATCGGTGGTTGCCCTGTTTCTGTAAAGAGCATGTCCCCAGCAATAGGGGTGATAAGACCTTGACCACAAGCCCTGGGCTCACTTCCAGCCCTTCCTGCATAGCCCCCATGATTGCCCTCACATGCTTCCAGGCCTTTCTTGTCCGTCCTATCAGACTTTCATTGGCCTGGGGCTTCCCCCGCAGCATCAGCAtccttctcccacctcctggtCGGGGGCCCTTCTAGGCAGGTCTCCATGAGGACCTGTGCCTGGGAGTCAGGGGCCCAGAGACCTTAGCTCTTGGCTGTGACATCTTGGGCAAATTTCCCAACGATGGAGagcttcagtttcatcatctgtgtgTAAAACGGGGGTGTGGGGGGTCAGTTATATCCACAGTAACAGGACTAGGGGTATTAGGTGGCTGGTGTTGCCATAACAGAGCACCACACACTGAGGGACTTAAACAACAGCAACtgattttctcatagttctggagcctggaggtccaagatcaaggtgtcagcatgtTGGCTTCTtctgaggcccctctccttggcttgtagatggctgtcctctctctgtgtcttcacgtggtctttCTGCATGTGTGTCTTAATCTCCTCTTCAAGGACGCCAGTCACACTGGATTatggcccaccctaatgacctcattttaacttaactaCCTCTTgaaagatcctatctccaaatatagtcaccttctgaggtcctgggggtcagGACATGATTAGGGGGACACAACTCAACCCATCACAGTAACACTCCCATGGCCCTAAGTGCCAGTAGGCACTTAACCTGAATTAGCAGGTGCTTAACCTAAATTAACTTGTCCAAATCTTTACAACCCCCTGGTGAGGTGGGTGGTAGCGTTATTGTTTATGATTATCATCATCCCGTTTTCAGATGGGAAGACTTACACGCAGGGGGGTAAGTAACCTAACGGCCAGTGAGTGGCCGAGCTGGGGCTTGAGCCTGAGATCTGACAGTCTGGCTCCTAAGTCTGGGCTCTGAACAGTGACTCTGTTCTATATCCTTCAGACAGCTTGGGAATAAAATGAGACCATTGCTATGAGGAGCTTGATACTGGGTCCTCATCTCTGGAGACCAGAGAGCCTCCCTGGCAGTAAATCTCGGGGCACaggcgccctctgctggcctccAGATGTGAGCAATGTTTGTGGAACAGTTTTCAATTGGGAAACAGTCTTCGAGTTTCTGTGGTTACCTAGCTGGAGGACCATTTGTGTAAACCAGGCCTtattctacagatggggaaactaaggctcaaaaaggaaaacaaaaacaaaaacagcagctAGGCAGTATCTCAAGTGGTTTATATACGTTCTATCAGTTAATCCTCCCCTGGGGTCTGGTTAAcagtgaggaaacaggctcagagcgGCCAGGACCCCTAGCTGGTGTGGGCTGGGTCCCGGAGGCTGGGGCTTGGGTCCACCTGACTCCAGAGGCCCCTCGCTTAAGGAAGGACCTGTGGCTGTGCCTGGTGCCCACGCTGGCTGACCGAAGTTTGGGCACGCAGGGCAGGGGATTGCTGTCCTACTTGGGAGGGCTCCTGAGCCAACTCCTCTTCCCCTCTACCAGGTCAGAACTGCTTGTGACCTCGGGCTCCCCTGGGGGAGCTGAAAGCCACTGTGGCTTGGCcctggttggggggtggggggcaagacAGAGGCTCCGCCTCTAGCTTCTGCTTCAAGGTCCAGCCCTGACCAGAGcctgccccccccatcccccacacttCTCCCAACAGGGCAAGGAGGATGACGATAAGAGTTTCGACATGCCTTCCTCCTGGGTGGAGCAGATTGAGATCTCCCCGGAAGGTATATGAGCATTTGTGTTCACCCACTTCCCCAGGCCCAGTTCAGGGGGAGCCAGCAGAAGCTGCCCCAGCCCCTCATTTCCACCCCTCCTGCCTTCTGTTGCACCCTGGTCGGACCAGTGACTGTtccacctccttcctgcctcatgTACTCAGCTGTGTGGCCTAGGGCCCGACACCAGTCTGGCATGCAGGAGGGGGCTTGGTTAACCTGTGCTGGGTGATGGAGTGTGCGTAACAAAGGACGGAGGACCAGGACACGGTCGTTTCCCTCCCTCAGCCACCCCGCCAGGAGCAGGCCAGGCAGCATAGTACCCAGACGGCACAGGGGAGTGGAGGTGTCAGGACCAGGGAGGAGCGGGCAGAGAAAGCAGGAGGGCAGGGACGCTGGAGTTCCACGCCAACATCTACTGGCTGTTGAGGGTGCTGTCTGGGAGTGCCCAGGCCCGCAGGGAGGGCAAAGGCTATTCCAACAGAGTGGGAAGGGCTGGAGAGGGCATCATGGGAACCAGGGGAGGAGCACCCGGTCCAGCCCCCTGGCTTGGGGCTGGGAGTAGGTGGACAGGaagggcttccaggaggaggaagagcccTCTGAGCTAAGTTTTGAGGGATCCGAAGTCAGCCCAGTAAGGGCAGGAGGGAATGGTATttccagcaggcagagagagctgcGCGGGCAGAGGCCTGGCCGTGAGTGAGTGGCCCGGTCGGCCCGGCTCCTGTGGTCAGGCTCAAACCTGAGAACTGCTGCGGGGCAGGAGCTGCCCGCTCACCACTTCCTTCTGCCGCCCTGGAGCGGGCTTGGGGCCTGGAATTAAGCTCAGTGACCCGAGGAGTGGCTGGGCGGGGTCggccctcccaccacccccccatcTGGGGAGGAGGGACCCTAGCCCACTCTGCATCTGCAGCGTTTGAGACCCGCTGCCCAAATGGGAAGAAGGTGATCCAGTACAAGAGGGCGAAGCTGGAGAAGTGGGCCCCGTATCTCAACAGCAATGGCCTCGTGTGCCGCCTCACCGCCTACGAGGACTTGGAGTGTAAGGCGGGCAGCCCCggctgtgggggcaggagagcTGGGTTCCCCAGcactctgtgtgaccttgggcacgtcACTGCCAGTCTCTTGGTGTGAGTGTGGGCCCGACTGGCCTCTGTGTGCCGGGAAGCGGGGGTCGGAGACTGGGGGAGTCTGCCTGGCTGCAGCAAGCACCGATGGGGCCCCGCAGGTACCATGACTTTGGAGATAAAGGAGTGGTTCCAGAACCGGGAGGACACGCTACAGCTAAGACACATCAACAAGAGCACAGGCCTGATTATCGACTACTTCAAGCCAGGCCATCCCCAGGCTCTGCGTGGTGAGTGGACCCCACTGCCAGTCCAGCTGGACCCCAGGGTGTGACAAGCAACAGaaccctcccctgcctccctaaACAAAGCAGATGtgtgggaggtgaggggaagTGCAGAAGACCCAGGGAAATGTGATAAATGTCCCTCCAGGAAAGTAAAAAACCAGGGCCACCTGCCTATTCTGTGTTTAGGGCTGGGCACATAGTGGGGGCCACATTTCCAAGGGGTCAGAATGCTGAGCAACAAAACCAACAACTGTCCCCACAAGGGCAATGCAGACAGCAGGATTGTGGCCACGAGCCCAAGAGGCTGGGAAGTGAAGGAAGGACATGCCTTTAGAATCAACAGCCTTAACCAAGgatgcacaaaagaaaaacatagtgtcaatatatatctaaaaaaatgatCCATCTCGGTGgttgaaataaaaggaaggaaggaaggaaggaaggaaggaaggaaggaaggaaggaaggaaggagggagggaggaaggaaaccaaTAAGGGGCTGTCTCACAAGCCTCATGTTGCAAAGATGACAAAAATGGTCCCACCAGGCATAAGCAAAGCAGTAGACAGTTGCTTCCAGTCACTGCTGGTAGGACAGCAAATTGGTGCAACTTTTCTGGAAAGCAGTTgggcaaaataataatagctttaaaatatgtatactttggggctcctgggtggctcaggtcatgatcccagagtcccagaatcaagccccacatcaggctccctgctcagcggagagtctgcttctccctctgcccctcaccccgcttgtgctctccctctctctctctctctctgtctctcaaataaataaataaaatctttaaaaaaacatgtacaCTTTTTGACCAGCAGTGCTACTGCTGAGAATTCATCCTGAGCAAATACTGGGCACGAATTCAAAATGCATACTGCAGATGTTCACCACGGAGTTGTTTATAATACCAGAAATAACCAAAACACCAGGAGTGGGGCATTGGTTACATAACTCATGCTCACCCATGAGCATTCACGGACATGCCTtttccctggggcctggggttGGGCTCTGCAGCCAGGGGCCAGTGCACCTGGTCTCACCCCGCTGACCTCTGGGACCCCACCTCCCACCGCAGTGCACGCGTACAAGTCCATGCAACCCGAGATGGACCGCGTCATGGAGTTTTACGAAACAGCCCGTGTGGACGGCCTGATAAAGCGGGAGGAGACGCCCAAGACAATGACGGAGTACTACCGGGGACGGTCCGACTTCCTCTCCTACCGCCACGTGGATTTCGGGGACAGGGTCAAGAAGTTGGCTTTGAACAGCGCGGAGTCAAACCCCCGGCCGATGGTGGTGAGCTCTCACTGGGCCTGAGGACAGGGGGCCCGCTCTCTCCAGCAGGCTAAGGTCACCCTGGAATGGGGACAGCTCCAACAAAGCCGCATCTTTCCCAAGGGCCCTGTCCTGTTTTACAATCCCAGGCTGCCTGATGCCAGGAAGGGCCACTGGGCCAAGAATGTATCATTTCCTTACTATTCTAATAAGTGCGCGCTTAGAATGGTGTCTCTCAGATATTACCATGTGTCACTAGGTTTGGTTTGGGGAGCCTTTTCTAACTTatttgaaatgtgtgtgtgtgtgtgtgtgtgtgtgtgtgtgtgtctgtgtggaggTAGAATCCCTGTATCACTCACTTAACGTTAAATTGTGCACTTTTTCCTCCACGTCATTACAAATGACTTGACAACTGTGTTTAATGGCTCCTGTATACCAAAGGAGCTCTTCCTAGCAGTAAGAGATGTTTAGTGATAAAGCAGGGTGCCTGCAGAGGTGGTGAGCTCCCCGTCTCTGGAGGTGAGCAGACAGACTCTCGTGGAGAGAGCTGAAGAAGAAAGGCAGCACCATACCGGGCGAGGTGGCCTGGCACCGAGAACCCACCGGGCCACGGGAGCCACTGCCTGGCTAGGAAGGGCTGCTCCACACCAACTCCCCCAAAGACCCCAGAGCCCAGCGTCCCCGAGTGTCCTTTACTTCCGCCCTCAGGGGCACGCACAGAAATCCcctttcccaccctccctcccgtGATGTGCCGGCCTCTCAGAAAATCACAGAGCGGTTCTCCCGCAACCCTGAGAAGCCTGCGGATGAGGACGTGGCGGAGCGCGTGTTCCTGATCCCGGAGGAGCGCACCCAGCTGCGCTACCACTGCCGGGACGACCACCATCACGGCCTCCAAGCGCGAATTCCTGCGGCGCACGGAGGTGGACAGCAAGGGCAACAAGATCATCATGACACCCGACATGTGTATCAACTTCGAGGTGGGCCCCGGGGGGCGTGGCTGGCAGGGCGGGGGGGCCCAGCCCGGAAGTTCGTCTCCTCCCCTGGGAAAATCAAGAGCTCCCATCTGGGGACCCTCGTCTTGCAGCTCCTCTGAAAATCTTCCCCTTTCCCACCAAGAAAGACCACCCAGCAGGCCAAGACTACTCGTTATTGTCCCTTTCCCCCAGTCCGGGACAGAGCCGACCCCAGATTCCGGGGACCCACACTGGAGTAGGAGAGGGTCCTACCACCTCTGCGAGGCTGGCTTTCCTCGTTTAAACCCTCACTCTCCTGGCACATTCCTTAGTCCCTCTGGCCCCCAGTTCATCTTCTTTTATTATCcgtgttttatagatgaagaaactgaggcccagagaggttaagctaGTTGCACGttgtcacacagctagaaaatggcAGTGGAAGATTTGAAACCAAGcaggctggctccagagtctgcCATTGCTGCCTCTCCTTGTCACTGTGCTTGTTGCCGTCCCAGGTGGAGCCCATGGAGCACACCAAGAAGCTTCTCTCCCAGTACGAGGCCATGATGAAGCTGAAGAACGAGGAGAAGTTGTCCAGACATCAGGCCTGGGAGTCGGAGCTGGAGGTGGTCCCACAGGAGCatgggcaggtgggaggcagcCAGGGTGGAGGGTGTCTTAACCATGCCCTCCCCCGCTTCCCAATTCAGGTGCTGGAGATCCTGAAGCTtcgagaggaggaggagggggctcaCACCCTGACCATCTCCATCTATGACACCAAGCGCAACGAGAAGAGCAAAGAGTATCGGGAGGCCATGGTGAGTCTTGCTCCCTGGCTCCGGCCCTGGCTTTTCCtggacacccccctcccccaggcctccaGGGTGGTGAGGATGATTAAGGGCTCTGTCAGGAAGCCCATTATAGGGGAAGACATTACTGATGTCATCATGGTTAGCCTTGCTGCTGAGCTGGCCATTTCTATGATGAACACCAAAGAGCACGCAGGATCCAGACCAGGTCTCCCCTACCTCCGGGGGTTATGGCCAAGCCGAGGCCTCTACTGCATGGGGACCGAAGGAAAGTCCTGTACCCACCTCCACCTAGGGCTCCCCTCAAGGTCAGGACCTGGGCCCGTAGCCCCAGCAAGTGGACTCTGGCCACAGCCTGAGTTCTCGCACACCTGCGGCATAGGACACCCGGGCTACACCCTCAGGCTGCAAGGCCCAGCTGGGGTTTTCAAGGCCAGCTTCTAAATCCCCTATACCCACCAAGTGGAGATTTCTAAAAATAGCTTGGGGTTGGCGAGGCAGGACAGGGCATTAGATCACTGGTTCTCAGACTCCCGGGGATGGCTGCTGACCCCCATATCTCCAGCCTCACTGGCCCCCATCTGCCAACACAGGCCATAAGACCAGGGGTGAAAAAGGGAGGGCGTTACTAGCAGCTTTCGATGTAACGTTACTATAACCGCCATTTATTACCATTTACTGTAAGCATCTGCCGAGCTGGAGTGATGGGCTGAGGCTCAGGCAGAGAGATGCGAGTTCACGTAAGACAGAGTCCAGGGCTGTGAGGGACAGCACAGAGCTCCCCTCTGACGCCTCAGTCCCAGAGGTGCCCGGCTCCGGGACTCTACGGCCTCGTGCTGGGTCCTCACACGCCGCTGCAGAGCTGGTCGGGCCAGCTGACTCCCACCAACACGGCCTGCAGGAGCACGTGATGCACGAGGAGCACCTGCGGCAGGTGGAGGCCCAGCTGGACTACCTGGCCCCGTTCCTGGCCCAGCTCCCCCCGGGCGAGAAGCTGACACACTGGCAGGCCATGAAGGTCAAGGACGAGTGCCTCAGCGACTTCAAGCAGAGGCTCATCGACAAGGCCAACCTCATCCAGGCCCGTTTCGAGAAGGTGCAGCCgggttcccccacccccacccccggggtc
It contains:
- the DRC7 gene encoding LOW QUALITY PROTEIN: dynein regulatory complex subunit 7 (The sequence of the model RefSeq protein was modified relative to this genomic sequence to represent the inferred CDS: deleted 1 base in 1 codon), with the protein product MEVLKEKVEEEEEAEREEAAERGKKMMRPVEMRREELPMTQEMLRDLEKKLSEIEIIIPEPPSIITKDTIDISKLPLSYQSNTLKEEHLLEVADNFARQYSHLCPDRVPLFLHPLNECEVPKFVSTTIRPTLMPYPELYNWDSCAQFVSDFLSMVPLPDPLQPPSHLYSSTTVLKHQKGNCFDFSTLLCSMLIGAGYDAYCVNGYGSQDLCHMDLMRDVCPLTVKHKEVVKEEEKAPPKKYAIKPPRDLSSRFEQEQETKKQEELKGEEERQRKEEEQRLLEVEKAKTDPLHGLRVHSWVLVLSGKREVPENFYIDPFTARSYSTQDDHFLGIESLWNHKNYWVNMQDCWNGCKDLVFDLGDPVRWEYLLLGTDKAPLSVAEEEDDTMNDDDVENLGKEDDDKSFDMPSSWVEQIEISPEAFETRCPNGKKVIQYKRAKLEKWAPYLNSNGLVCRLTAYEDLECTMTLEIKEWFQNREDTLQLRHINKSTGLIIDYFKPGHPQALRVHAYKSMQPEMDRVMEFYETARVDGLIKREETPKTMTEYYRGRSDFLSYRHVDFGDRVKKLALNSAESNPRPMVKITERFSRNPEKPADEDVAERVFLIPEERTQLRYHCRDDHITASKREFLRRTEVDSKGNKIIMTPDMCINFEVEPMEHTKKLLSQYEAMMKLKNEEKLSRHQAWESELEVLEILKLREEEEGAHTLTISIYDTKRNEKSKEYREAMEHVMHEEHLRQVEAQLDYLAPFLAQLPPGEKLTHWQAMKVKDECLSDFKQRLIDKANLIQARFEKETQELQKQQQWYQENQVTLTAEDKAWYLSYYSQAVFRMRILEQRLNRHRELAPLKYLALEEKLHKDPRLVEFLEVFV